One window of the Staphylococcus equorum genome contains the following:
- a CDS encoding ComF family protein, with translation MARCIQCHHTFSEAFNAFTFYKKASKLCESCIEQWDDINIKHLNRCVRCLKKLDENEKNCLDCLFLATKYNLMNQLYCQYQYKGMLKTLIHQYKFKKDVAICEILATQLQFPKISYDYIVPIPSPLVRDKERTFNPVLAVLDEMGVNYEPLLYTRVRPKQSLLGKQLRAQSKNPFEIVKNIDLENKNILLVDDIYTTGLTVHNAAELLFVRKIRKFDVFTFAR, from the coding sequence ATGGCTAGATGTATTCAATGTCATCATACTTTTTCTGAAGCGTTTAATGCTTTTACATTTTATAAAAAAGCATCTAAATTATGTGAATCATGCATAGAACAATGGGATGATATCAATATTAAACACCTCAATCGCTGTGTCAGATGTTTAAAGAAATTAGACGAAAATGAGAAGAATTGCTTAGACTGTTTATTTTTAGCAACAAAATATAACTTAATGAATCAGTTATATTGCCAATACCAATATAAAGGTATGTTAAAGACGCTTATTCATCAATATAAATTCAAGAAAGATGTCGCAATTTGTGAAATATTAGCAACACAGCTTCAGTTCCCTAAAATATCATATGATTACATTGTACCTATACCGTCACCGTTAGTTAGAGATAAGGAGCGAACGTTTAATCCCGTGCTGGCCGTGTTAGATGAAATGGGTGTGAATTATGAACCTTTACTATATACACGGGTCCGTCCAAAGCAATCACTTTTAGGAAAACAATTACGCGCGCAATCAAAAAATCCATTTGAAATCGTAAAAAATATAGATTTAGAAAATAAAAATATTTTACTTGTAGATGACATTTACACTACAGGATTAACAGTTCATAATGCCGCAGAGTTGCTGTTTGTTAGAAAAATCAGAAAATTCGATGTGTTTACGTTTGCACGGTAG
- a CDS encoding DEAD/DEAH box helicase family protein: MHVFFYWRLFEIKHYGKLIIEKNMLSNEKIRHISLGVINKKGCWYCIQCHTQEKRHFYKYFSTLLDKEVVYCRNCINLGRMDNINEVYITETNVNMSQGIYHLPFKLSEQQRFASIKILEAVKNLTSILLYAVTGAGKTEMIFEGISFARRKGYNVAVVSPRVDVVIEVSLRIKAAFRDEAIDVLYQGQRQCHNGHFVIATVHQLYRFKHHFDLIIVDEVDAFPLSMDPILFDVITHASKEHHGHIYMTATPPTKLLRKMKEGSIITLPARFHRQPLPVPQFKYHKIKFHKIQRFLMKLLKQQIEADRYTLVFFNDIQHMKQMYHCYKTEITSLTYVHSEDVLRFEKVSALRKGEYKVMFTTTILERGFTMANLDVIVLNSHMFESSALVQIAGRVGRKLEAPSGLVLYLHEGITMDMLKARKDIKKMNALAHNRGWLDG; this comes from the coding sequence ATGCATGTCTTTTTTTATTGGAGGTTATTTGAAATAAAACATTATGGAAAATTAATCATCGAAAAAAATATGTTATCAAATGAGAAAATCAGACATATTTCTCTTGGTGTGATAAACAAAAAAGGGTGTTGGTATTGTATACAGTGTCATACACAAGAGAAACGTCATTTTTACAAATACTTTTCAACATTATTAGATAAAGAAGTTGTGTATTGTAGAAATTGTATCAATTTGGGCAGAATGGATAATATTAATGAAGTATATATTACTGAAACAAATGTAAATATGTCCCAAGGGATATATCATTTACCATTTAAATTGTCAGAACAACAACGTTTTGCTTCAATTAAAATTTTAGAAGCGGTTAAAAATTTAACGTCTATTTTATTATATGCTGTGACAGGCGCAGGTAAGACAGAAATGATTTTTGAAGGTATTAGCTTTGCGAGAAGAAAAGGCTATAATGTTGCGGTTGTATCGCCCAGAGTTGATGTTGTTATAGAAGTGAGTTTGCGTATTAAAGCAGCTTTTAGAGATGAAGCAATAGATGTACTCTATCAAGGTCAGAGACAATGTCATAATGGACACTTTGTGATTGCTACGGTGCATCAATTATATCGATTTAAACATCACTTTGACTTGATTATTGTAGATGAAGTTGATGCATTTCCATTATCAATGGATCCAATACTCTTTGATGTCATAACACATGCTTCAAAAGAACATCATGGCCACATTTATATGACTGCAACACCGCCAACTAAATTACTTAGAAAAATGAAAGAAGGGTCTATAATAACGCTACCCGCCCGTTTTCATAGGCAACCTTTGCCAGTCCCTCAGTTTAAATATCACAAAATAAAATTTCACAAAATACAACGCTTTCTAATGAAACTATTGAAACAACAAATTGAAGCAGATAGATATACGCTCGTGTTTTTTAATGACATACAGCATATGAAACAAATGTATCATTGTTATAAAACAGAAATAACTTCATTGACCTATGTGCATAGTGAGGATGTACTTCGTTTTGAAAAAGTGAGCGCTTTAAGAAAAGGTGAATATAAAGTTATGTTTACCACTACAATTTTAGAAAGAGGATTTACTATGGCAAACTTAGACGTTATTGTGCTCAATAGTCATATGTTTGAAAGCAGTGCACTTGTTCAAATTGCTGGAAGAGTGGGTCGTAAATTAGAGGCACCATCAGGATTAGTATTATATTTACATGAGGGAATTACGATGGACATGCTTAAAGCACGAAAAGACATTAAGAAAATGAACGCATTAGCGCATAACAGGGGATGGTTAGATGGCTAG
- the fakB1 gene encoding fatty acid kinase binding subunit FakB1 — MKIAVLTDSTSYLSQTLIEKYNIRIAPLSVTFDNGENFVENATISTEAFYKRMETSNTIPTTSQPAIGEFIKHFKELREEGYTDVISVFISSGISGSYQTATQAGKMVEGINVHTFDSKLAAMVEGGYVLLAVEMIEQGYEPQDIIKELEAMREVTGAILMVDDLKNLQKSGRITGAQAWVGTMLKMKPVLTFDDGKIVPEAKVRTKKRALNEIINKVTAQVKDYDGVTLYIIEGDKPEDADWMEKELHEKYPQYNLHRSKLGPVIAAHLGSGGMGLGFTGRNIRLS, encoded by the coding sequence ATGAAGATTGCTGTCTTGACAGATTCAACGAGCTATCTATCTCAAACACTAATAGAAAAATATAATATAAGAATTGCGCCGCTAAGCGTAACTTTCGATAACGGTGAAAACTTTGTGGAAAATGCAACAATATCAACGGAAGCATTTTATAAAAGAATGGAAACTTCAAATACAATTCCTACGACAAGTCAACCTGCCATTGGAGAGTTTATAAAACATTTTAAAGAACTCCGAGAGGAAGGTTATACAGATGTCATATCTGTTTTTATATCATCTGGAATTAGTGGCAGTTATCAAACAGCTACGCAAGCAGGAAAAATGGTGGAAGGAATCAATGTGCATACATTTGATTCAAAATTAGCCGCGATGGTAGAAGGTGGTTATGTACTACTTGCAGTTGAAATGATAGAACAAGGATATGAGCCCCAAGATATTATTAAAGAGCTTGAAGCTATGCGTGAAGTGACTGGTGCAATCTTAATGGTAGATGATTTGAAAAATCTACAGAAAAGTGGTCGTATCACCGGAGCGCAAGCATGGGTAGGTACAATGTTGAAAATGAAACCTGTTTTAACATTTGATGACGGCAAAATTGTACCAGAAGCAAAAGTCCGTACTAAAAAACGTGCACTCAATGAAATAATTAATAAAGTTACCGCTCAAGTGAAAGATTATGATGGAGTAACATTATATATTATTGAGGGAGATAAACCAGAAGATGCAGATTGGATGGAAAAGGAATTACACGAAAAATATCCACAATATAATCTTCACCGATCTAAGTTAGGACCTGTTATTGCAGCGCACTTAGGTTCTGGTGGTATGGGACTAGGATTTACAGGGAGAAACATACGTTTATCATAA
- a CDS encoding YigZ family protein, with the protein MDDAIITVKQEHTIENIISKSRFIAHIKPVESEDAAKAFIDAVKSEHREATHNCSAYTIGDQMNIQKAYDDGEPSGTAGVPMLDILKKLEIHNAAVVVTRYFGGIKLGGGGLIRAYSGAVRDVIYDIGRVAMRPAIPTTVTITYDLTGKFEYELASTPYLLRETNYTDKVSYHIDVVKTDYDQFIDFLNRNTSGNNDLIENEVVRLPFDIPTS; encoded by the coding sequence ATGGATGATGCAATAATCACAGTTAAACAAGAACATACAATTGAAAATATAATCAGTAAATCACGTTTTATAGCGCACATTAAACCTGTTGAATCTGAAGATGCAGCTAAAGCTTTTATCGACGCAGTGAAATCTGAACACCGAGAAGCAACTCATAATTGTTCAGCATATACGATTGGAGACCAAATGAATATCCAAAAAGCATACGACGATGGCGAACCAAGTGGCACAGCGGGAGTTCCTATGCTCGATATTTTAAAGAAATTAGAGATACATAATGCTGCCGTGGTTGTTACACGCTACTTTGGTGGTATTAAATTAGGCGGTGGCGGATTAATACGTGCGTATAGTGGTGCAGTACGAGATGTAATTTATGATATTGGTAGAGTAGCTATGCGTCCTGCTATACCTACAACGGTTACCATTACTTATGATTTAACGGGTAAGTTTGAATATGAACTCGCGAGCACACCTTACTTATTACGTGAAACAAATTACACCGATAAAGTAAGTTATCACATTGATGTTGTTAAAACAGACTACGATCAATTTATAGATTTTTTAAATCGTAACACTTCAGGGAATAACGATTTAATAGAAAATGAAGTGGTACGCTTACCTTTCGATATTCCTACTTCCTAA
- a CDS encoding glycosyltransferase family 4 protein, with product MYTLLLIIFSMIVSLILTPIIIKVSHKLGIVDKPNFRKVHTKPVSVLGGTVILFAFLLGIWLGHPIETEVKPLVIGSVLIYLVGLIDDIYDLKPVIKLIGQVIAALVVVYYGVTIDFISLPIGPTIHFGVFGIPITVVWIVAITNAINLIDGLDGLASGVSMIALMTIGFIAILQANIFIMMICSVLIGALLGFLFFNFHPAKIFLGDSGALLVGFIVGFLSLLGFKNITFISLFFPIVILAVPFIDTLFAMIRRVKKGQHIMQADKSHLHHKLLELGYSHRQTVVLIYSIALLFSLASIILYLSQPWGVLMMLILILVTIELIVEFTGLIDDDYRPLMKLIENKQQNKDDEHH from the coding sequence ATGTATACATTATTATTAATCATTTTTTCAATGATTGTCAGTTTAATACTAACACCAATAATTATAAAGGTTTCTCATAAACTAGGCATTGTAGATAAGCCGAATTTTAGAAAAGTACATACAAAACCCGTTTCTGTATTAGGCGGAACTGTAATACTTTTTGCGTTTCTATTAGGGATATGGCTAGGACATCCGATAGAAACCGAAGTTAAACCGCTTGTTATTGGATCAGTATTAATCTATTTGGTGGGACTTATAGATGATATCTATGATTTGAAACCAGTTATAAAATTAATTGGCCAAGTAATTGCAGCACTCGTCGTTGTCTATTATGGAGTGACGATTGATTTTATCTCCTTACCAATTGGGCCTACGATACATTTTGGCGTATTTGGGATCCCTATCACAGTGGTTTGGATTGTAGCCATCACTAATGCAATTAACTTGATCGACGGATTAGATGGATTAGCGTCTGGTGTATCGATGATTGCCTTAATGACAATTGGCTTTATAGCAATATTACAAGCAAATATTTTTATTATGATGATTTGTAGTGTCTTAATAGGTGCGCTTTTAGGATTCTTATTCTTCAATTTCCATCCAGCTAAAATATTTTTAGGTGATAGTGGTGCATTACTTGTAGGATTTATTGTAGGATTCCTATCATTACTCGGATTTAAGAATATAACTTTCATTTCACTATTCTTCCCGATTGTTATCTTAGCAGTGCCGTTTATTGATACGTTGTTTGCGATGATACGTCGAGTGAAGAAAGGTCAGCATATTATGCAGGCAGATAAATCGCATTTACATCATAAATTATTAGAATTAGGTTATTCACATCGCCAGACCGTAGTACTTATATATTCTATAGCATTACTATTTAGTCTTGCTAGTATTATATTATATTTGTCTCAACCATGGGGTGTACTCATGATGCTCATCCTTATTTTAGTTACAATTGAGCTTATTGTAGAATTTACTGGTCTCATTGATGATGATTACAGACCCTTAATGAAATTAATTGAAAACAAACAACAGAACAAAGACGATGAACATCATTAA
- the gdpS gene encoding GGDEF domain-containing protein GdpS → MFEAIIYNISVIVAGIYLFHRLQYSENKNMVFSKEYVTILMTIVALLLSAYPVPLFNEYALYLSFVPILFLGRYTNMVYTVLAAVIVSVVNVLIGDFTIIIATILIVIAIVVGAVGPFLKQSDIVSLQILNAITLVILVILSLISPYYELTEVLFLIPLSFILTITSSITFVDIWHFFSLVNRYENEDKLDYLTGLGNVKEFDRHLNETTRIAEENNESLGLLLIDIDGFKDVNDKFSHKSGDAVLRQVAQLLKNYVPQQFSIYRNGGEEFSIVLYDYTLDQCVKLSENIRTGVEQSTFHMPNKEVIKLSVSIGVGYLTQEDYKSQRKVFKIADDMLHMAKNEGRNQVMFNPIVKL, encoded by the coding sequence ATGTTTGAAGCTATTATCTACAATATCTCTGTTATTGTGGCAGGAATTTACTTATTCCATCGCTTACAGTATTCAGAAAATAAAAACATGGTGTTTTCAAAAGAATACGTCACTATTTTAATGACGATAGTAGCACTTTTACTATCCGCCTATCCAGTGCCACTATTCAATGAATACGCACTCTATTTATCATTTGTGCCTATTTTATTCTTAGGTAGATACACAAATATGGTATACACCGTTCTAGCCGCAGTCATTGTCTCTGTAGTCAATGTGCTAATTGGTGATTTCACTATTATTATTGCTACGATTCTCATTGTTATAGCCATCGTAGTTGGTGCAGTTGGACCATTTTTAAAACAAAGCGATATTGTTTCATTACAAATCCTTAATGCAATTACATTAGTTATTTTGGTTATTTTATCACTTATTAGCCCTTATTATGAATTAACAGAAGTGTTGTTCTTAATACCCTTATCCTTTATTTTAACGATTACTTCTTCTATCACATTTGTTGATATTTGGCATTTTTTCTCATTAGTTAATCGTTATGAAAATGAAGATAAACTGGACTATTTAACTGGCTTGGGAAATGTTAAAGAATTTGACAGACATCTAAATGAAACGACGCGTATCGCTGAAGAAAACAATGAGAGCTTAGGATTATTGCTCATTGATATAGATGGTTTCAAAGATGTAAATGATAAATTTTCACATAAATCTGGCGATGCCGTGCTTAGACAAGTAGCTCAACTATTAAAAAATTATGTACCTCAACAATTTAGTATTTATCGTAATGGCGGCGAAGAATTTTCAATTGTTTTATACGATTATACTTTAGATCAATGTGTAAAACTTAGTGAAAATATTCGTACAGGGGTTGAACAATCTACTTTCCATATGCCAAATAAAGAAGTCATCAAATTATCTGTATCCATTGGTGTAGGTTACTTAACTCAAGAAGATTACAAATCTCAACGTAAAGTATTCAAAATTGCGGATGACATGCTGCATATGGCAAAAAATGAAGGCCGTAATCAAGTTATGTTTAATCCAATTGTTAAATTATAA
- a CDS encoding threonine/serine exporter family protein, with protein MSDTITIIDENKVIDVVLIAGRILLESGAETYRVEDTMTRIAANYGLDDTYSFVTSTAIIFSLNDRTNTRLVRIRERTTDLEKIALTNSLSRKISNNQLDIDEAKSELIHLHHASLQFSSITKFFAAAVACGFFLIMFGGGINDFFFAIIAGAGAFLTFDFVQRYIQIKFFSEFLSAVVVITVAATFTKLGLAENQDFITIAGVMPLVPGILITNAIRDLMAGELIAGMSRGVEAALTAFAIGAGVAIVLLIF; from the coding sequence ATGTCAGATACAATCACTATCATCGATGAAAACAAAGTGATTGACGTCGTACTTATTGCGGGAAGAATTTTGCTAGAAAGTGGCGCTGAAACCTATCGTGTCGAGGATACGATGACACGAATTGCTGCCAATTATGGTTTAGATGATACATATAGCTTTGTAACTTCTACAGCAATTATTTTTTCCCTTAATGATCGTACGAACACACGACTCGTACGTATTCGTGAAAGAACGACTGATTTAGAAAAGATCGCCTTAACCAATAGTTTATCGCGTAAAATTTCAAATAATCAATTAGATATAGACGAGGCAAAATCAGAGCTCATACATTTGCATCACGCATCTTTACAATTTTCATCTATTACAAAATTCTTCGCAGCAGCAGTCGCATGTGGATTCTTCTTAATCATGTTTGGCGGCGGAATTAACGACTTCTTTTTCGCAATTATTGCCGGAGCTGGTGCGTTTTTAACTTTTGATTTTGTACAACGCTATATTCAAATTAAATTCTTTTCAGAATTCCTTAGTGCAGTAGTTGTTATAACGGTCGCCGCCACATTCACTAAATTAGGTCTGGCAGAAAACCAAGACTTTATAACCATAGCTGGCGTCATGCCTCTTGTACCAGGAATATTAATCACCAATGCTATTCGTGATTTAATGGCTGGAGAATTGATTGCTGGTATGTCTCGTGGCGTTGAAGCAGCTCTCACAGCATTTGCAATTGGTGCCGGCGTTGCCATTGTTTTATTAATATTTTAA
- a CDS encoding threonine/serine exporter family protein yields MLIGYYVLQFIVSFLATMLFSIIFNAPRRLLLACGFVGAMGWIIFKLTVDLDFGKVMASFLGSFILAIMSHVMSRRYKRPVIIFIVPGIIPLVPGGLAYEATRYLVSNQYTLATNTFLEVTLISGAIAFGILCAEIIYHLNTRIKQHYGRMNGKTYKKSYNMNNRA; encoded by the coding sequence ATGCTCATCGGCTATTATGTTTTACAATTTATTGTCAGCTTTTTAGCAACAATGCTTTTTTCGATTATCTTTAACGCACCACGTCGACTCCTTTTAGCTTGCGGTTTCGTTGGCGCAATGGGCTGGATTATCTTCAAACTTACTGTGGACTTGGATTTCGGTAAAGTAATGGCTTCATTTTTAGGAAGCTTTATTTTAGCAATTATGAGTCACGTAATGAGTAGACGTTACAAACGACCTGTTATTATCTTTATTGTTCCAGGAATTATCCCATTAGTACCAGGTGGTTTAGCATATGAAGCGACGCGTTATTTAGTTAGTAATCAATATACACTCGCTACAAATACATTTCTTGAAGTCACGTTGATTTCAGGCGCGATTGCTTTTGGTATTCTATGTGCAGAAATCATCTATCATCTCAATACACGGATTAAACAACATTATGGTAGAATGAATGGTAAAACATATAAAAAATCTTACAATATGAACAATAGAGCTTAA
- the pepT gene encoding peptidase T: MKTDIIDRLTRYVTIDTQSDPESNTTPSTEKQWDLLNLLNDELTDLGLETDIDEQGYLFATLESNVDEVLPTVGFLAHVDTSPDFNASKVNPQIIENYDGQPIKLGETSRILSQDVFPAMKHVEGHTLMVTDGTSLLGADDKAGVVEIMEAMKYLTEHPEVKHGPIRIAFTPDEEIGRGPHAFDVERFNADFAYTMDGSELGELQYESFNAAEAIVTCHGVNVHPGSAKNAMINAILLGQQFNSLLPQNEVPERTEDYEGFYHLMKMNGDVEKTTLHYIIRDHDRNHFELRKKRLVEIKNDINTHYTDAPIEIEINDQYYNMGEKIEPNPHVIDIPKRVFEKLEIPANTAPIRGGTDGSQLSYMGLPTPNIFTGCANFHGPFEYASIDVMEKAVDVIIGIAQEVVNTYKK, encoded by the coding sequence TTGAAAACTGATATAATTGATAGATTAACAAGATATGTAACAATAGATACACAATCTGATCCAGAGTCTAATACTACGCCTTCTACTGAGAAGCAATGGGATTTACTAAATTTGTTAAATGACGAGTTAACGGATTTAGGTTTAGAAACTGACATTGATGAACAAGGTTATTTATTCGCAACATTAGAAAGTAATGTTGACGAAGTTTTACCTACTGTTGGCTTTTTGGCACATGTTGATACTTCGCCTGATTTCAATGCATCAAAAGTAAATCCACAAATTATAGAAAATTATGATGGCCAACCTATCAAATTAGGTGAAACGAGTCGTATATTGAGCCAAGATGTATTTCCTGCTATGAAACACGTAGAAGGTCATACGTTAATGGTCACAGATGGCACATCACTATTAGGTGCTGATGACAAAGCTGGTGTCGTTGAAATCATGGAAGCAATGAAGTATTTAACAGAACATCCAGAAGTCAAACATGGACCTATTCGTATTGCTTTTACGCCAGATGAAGAAATTGGCAGAGGTCCTCATGCCTTTGATGTTGAGCGCTTTAATGCGGATTTCGCCTACACTATGGATGGTAGTGAATTGGGCGAATTACAATATGAAAGTTTCAACGCAGCAGAAGCAATCGTTACGTGTCACGGTGTCAATGTACATCCTGGTTCTGCTAAAAATGCTATGATTAACGCTATTCTCTTGGGTCAACAATTCAATTCATTATTACCACAAAATGAAGTACCCGAAAGAACAGAAGATTACGAAGGTTTCTATCATTTAATGAAAATGAACGGTGATGTTGAAAAAACGACATTACACTATATTATTCGTGATCATGATAGAAATCATTTTGAATTACGTAAGAAGCGTCTTGTTGAGATTAAAAATGATATTAATACGCATTATACTGATGCACCAATAGAAATCGAAATCAATGATCAATACTATAATATGGGTGAAAAAATCGAACCAAACCCACATGTAATTGATATACCTAAACGTGTCTTTGAAAAGTTAGAAATCCCTGCTAATACAGCACCTATTCGTGGTGGAACAGACGGGTCTCAACTTTCATATATGGGACTACCAACCCCTAATATCTTTACAGGTTGCGCTAACTTCCACGGCCCTTTTGAATATGCTTCCATTGATGTTATGGAAAAAGCTGTAGATGTCATTATTGGCATTGCGCAAGAAGTCGTAAACACTTATAAAAAGTAA
- a CDS encoding glycerate kinase, whose protein sequence is MKVLVAMDEFNGIISSYQANRYVEEAVASQIEKADIVQVPLFNGRHELMDSVFLWQSGTKYKVPAHDADMNEVEAVYGITDNHMTIIEGNLFLKGDKPIIERTSYGLGEIVLDALDNDAEHIIMSLGGIGSFDGGAGMLQALGAKFYDDEAQEVDLRQGSKMLKYIRKIDISGIHPQLKNVRFQLMSDFDSKLYGKNSEIMQTYELYGMTRQDAAEIDNLLWYLSEIFKSELKLTMGPVQRGGAGGGIAAALNVLYDAEIMTSHELVDQITHLDNLIQQADLIIFGEGVNEADQILETTTVRLAELATKHNKPSIAICATDDKFDLFESMGVTATFNTFIEMPESFTDFKMGIQIRHYTVQAIKLLKTQFEV, encoded by the coding sequence ATGAAAGTTTTAGTAGCGATGGATGAATTTAATGGTATTATATCTAGCTATCAAGCCAATCGTTATGTGGAAGAAGCGGTAGCTAGCCAAATAGAAAAAGCAGATATTGTTCAAGTGCCATTATTTAATGGTCGTCATGAACTTATGGATTCTGTCTTTTTATGGCAGTCAGGTACGAAATATAAAGTGCCAGCACATGATGCAGATATGAATGAGGTAGAAGCGGTTTATGGCATTACTGATAACCATATGACCATTATTGAAGGTAACTTGTTTTTAAAAGGGGACAAGCCAATCATTGAGCGTACAAGTTATGGTTTAGGCGAAATTGTGTTAGATGCATTAGATAATGATGCCGAACATATTATTATGTCTTTAGGTGGCATAGGCAGCTTTGACGGTGGTGCAGGTATGCTACAAGCACTTGGAGCTAAATTCTATGATGATGAGGCTCAAGAAGTGGATTTACGTCAAGGTAGTAAGATGTTGAAATATATACGTAAAATAGATATTTCTGGCATTCATCCACAATTGAAAAATGTACGTTTTCAGTTAATGTCTGATTTTGACAGTAAACTATATGGTAAAAATAGTGAAATTATGCAAACATATGAACTTTACGGAATGACACGTCAAGATGCTGCTGAAATAGACAATTTACTGTGGTATTTAAGTGAAATTTTCAAAAGTGAGCTAAAACTGACAATGGGTCCTGTTCAAAGAGGTGGCGCAGGCGGTGGTATTGCTGCAGCCTTAAATGTACTTTATGATGCCGAAATTATGACAAGCCACGAACTGGTCGATCAAATTACTCATTTAGATAATTTGATACAACAAGCGGATTTAATTATATTCGGTGAAGGTGTAAATGAAGCAGACCAAATCTTAGAAACAACAACAGTGCGTCTTGCAGAGTTAGCAACCAAACATAATAAACCATCTATTGCCATATGTGCAACAGATGACAAATTTGATTTGTTTGAATCAATGGGTGTTACTGCTACATTTAATACGTTTATAGAAATGCCTGAAAGCTTTACAGACTTCAAGATGGGTATTCAAATCAGACACTATACAGTACAAGCAATTAAATTATTGAAAACACAATTTGAAGTGTAA
- the ytxJ gene encoding bacillithiol system redox-active protein YtxJ — protein MAIKLSSIDQFKQIIKENKYAFVLKHSETCPISANAMDQFNKFLYERDMDGYYLIVQQERDLSNYIEEQTDVKHESPQAFYFVEGQAIWNASHDKINVASLANAEE, from the coding sequence ATGGCTATAAAGCTGAGTTCGATTGACCAGTTTAAGCAAATTATTAAAGAAAACAAATATGCATTTGTATTGAAGCATAGTGAAACATGTCCGATTTCAGCAAATGCAATGGACCAATTCAACAAATTTTTATATGAAAGAGATATGGATGGTTACTACTTAATCGTACAACAAGAGAGAGATTTATCTAATTATATAGAAGAACAAACAGATGTGAAACACGAATCGCCACAAGCATTTTATTTTGTTGAGGGACAAGCAATTTGGAATGCAAGTCATGATAAAATTAATGTTGCTTCTTTGGCAAACGCTGAAGAGTAA
- a CDS encoding EMYY motif lipoprotein: MKKILYIVLLVCFSISLAACNNEGENEFKDFDSSLNDVKNKEKELRNAMDDIQLKRLDNLSKTDMTDKNKKAFNDLQNELNSKLIPKLEEYETAAKNLPTGSNETKELKSTYLDSVKKKKSAINELKTFIDLCNQSIKANEDILEYTKLFEKNRSQVEDNIQKASTVGNSTDVTNFKNKLEQNNKDLKNTAEEEADSTDSNEIKKSIKEQIMPLITKQIRDLNKAEITDAYVNDARKNAIEMYYSLQNYYETREETIEISEQLAKIDYNKLPQKGEELEQYETTFNKKYQQANDNYN, encoded by the coding sequence ATGAAAAAAATACTGTACATTGTTTTATTAGTTTGTTTTTCTATTTCACTAGCTGCTTGTAACAACGAAGGAGAAAACGAATTCAAAGATTTTGATAGTTCGTTAAATGACGTGAAAAATAAAGAAAAAGAACTAAGAAATGCTATGGATGACATACAATTAAAACGTTTAGATAATTTGAGTAAGACAGATATGACAGATAAAAACAAGAAAGCATTTAATGATTTGCAAAATGAATTAAATAGCAAATTGATTCCTAAACTAGAAGAATACGAAACAGCAGCAAAAAATTTACCAACGGGTTCAAATGAAACAAAAGAGCTTAAATCTACTTATTTAGATTCAGTAAAAAAGAAAAAATCAGCAATCAATGAATTGAAAACGTTTATTGATTTATGTAATCAATCGATTAAAGCAAATGAAGATATCTTAGAATACACAAAACTATTTGAGAAAAACAGATCACAAGTAGAGGACAATATACAAAAAGCTAGTACAGTTGGTAATAGTACAGATGTTACTAATTTCAAAAATAAATTAGAACAAAACAATAAAGACTTAAAAAACACTGCAGAAGAAGAGGCTGATTCTACAGATTCAAATGAAATAAAAAAATCTATTAAAGAGCAAATTATGCCATTAATTACTAAGCAAATTAGAGACTTGAATAAAGCTGAAATAACAGATGCCTATGTCAATGACGCTCGAAAAAATGCTATTGAGATGTATTATAGCTTGCAAAATTATTATGAAACAAGAGAAGAAACTATTGAAATTAGTGAGCAATTAGCGAAAATAGATTACAATAAGTTACCCCAAAAAGGTGAAGAACTAGAACAGTATGAAACTACTTTTAATAAGAAATATCAGCAAGCTAATGATAACTACAATTAA